DNA from Dehalococcoidia bacterium:
GATAGAGTAATCCATGTCGGAAAAGACGGGATTGCAGAAAGGCCGCCAGGAAATGAGTGAAAAGCGACCTTTAACTAGGCAAGAAATGGCAAATCGAATCGCAATGGAATTCCAAGATGGGAATGTCGTTAATCTTGGAATAGGCATACCGACTTTATGCTCAAATTATGTGCACCATAATAAAACTATTTTCTATCAATCTGAAAATGGACTGGTTAATTATGGACCTATTGCATTCCCAGGAGAAGAAAATCCTGAATTAGTCAACGCAGGCGGGCAATACGTTATAGAACTCCCTGGCATGGCTATTTTGGATCATGCAGATTCTTTTGGGTTAATTCGATCGGGGTATGTAGACATTACTGTACTAGGAGCATATGAAGTTGCCTCCAACGGTGACTTTGCTAATTGGAAACTTGCTAACGCTAAGGGAGGCAGCATTGGAGGTGCAATGGACCTTGCAGTAGGTGCAAAAAAAGTATTTCTTATACTTGAGCATACTACTAAAGAGGGGCAATCAAGACTAGTCGAGAAATGTACACTTCCAGTGACTGCTGTGGGTGTAGTAGGTTTAGTAGCAACTAATCTGGGCCTCTTCCAAATATCCGAGAACGGATTCGAGCTTATAGAAATTGCGCCCGGCTACACTATCAATGACGTCCAAGATCAAACCGAAGCAAATTTACTTATTTCTCCTAACCTGAAGTCTTTCTGCACACAGCTTGATTAGCGTTATCTGAAAACTTTACGAAGCAAAAACGGAGTTGAGAAAATCCGTAATAAGTGATACTCCTCTAATATCGATGCTATGGCCTAAATCAGGAAGTATATGTAATTCAGATTTAATCCCCACTTCCTGAAGAAAAGCAGCAGCTTGTTTAGAATTAGAACAATCCACAACCAAATCATTTGCTCCATGAATTAACACTGAAGGTGGAAAACTTTCCATTTCCGTTGCCAATGTATCCCCAGTGATCAAAGCCCCACTAATACAGACTATGCCTCCAAGTTGTTCCTTTCGCCTAGGGCCTAAGTGCATAGCCATCATGGATCCTTGAGAAAAACCGATTACGACACAGCGATCAGATCTTAAGCCATGGAACAGCAGCAACTGATCTATATACTGATTTATTAAATTTTCTGACTCCTTAATTTCCGTAATTTCACCTGAATTTAAATCGTTTATATCAAACCATTGAAACCCCAGGCCTCCAAGCTTATAAGGAGTAGGAGCGTCTGGAGAATAAAATGCGGTATTAGGAAATTGTCCCATTAAAAAGTCTGCAAGGCTGATCAAATCATTCCCGTCAGCGCCAAGTCCATGTAAAAAAACCACTATTGAGTCAACGGGGACTCCATTATTAGGTAACTTAAAATTTCCACTTAGTTTATTCATTGCCACATTTATTGCAGAAATTTTGTAGGAAGTACATTAAATCATGCATAATAGGGATATGTCAGAACCATTACAAAAGAATCAGTCACCGAGAATAACCCAAACAGCTGAAAATTACCTGCTTTCCATTGCCGTACTTCACGAAGATGGTGTGAATCCACATATCAGTGAATTAGCGGCCTATCTACGCCGGATACCAAAGGGCGAAGAAGTAGGCACAACATTAGCCTCAGTATCAGGAATGATCCAGCGTATGACAAAGGACGGCCTTTTAGAGATCACGAAGGATAAGCGTATTTTGCTAAGCCCAATGGGGATGAATTATGCAAAAAATGTTGTACGACGGCACCGTCTTTCCGAACGACTATTGGTTGATCTGCTAGATATACCCTTAGAGAGAGCGGAATCAGAAGCGCATAGTTTAGAACACGGAATTTCAGAAGAATTACTTTCAAAAATAGAGGAAAAACTCAATTTCCCTGAAACTTGCCCCTATGGTAGGCCAATTTACCGGCCTGAAGACATGGAAATTTCTACAACTGATGCAAACTCCATCAAATTAAGTGACGCTGTACAGGGAGACACCTACTCCATCGTTCGAATACCGGACGAAGATTACCCGCTACTCTCGTTCTTGGTTAGTAATAAAATCCTGCCAGGGCAGCAAATTCGGGTTGAGGAAAGAGCTGTCTATCGAGGGGTCATTGACATAACCCATAGTGAATCTAGCTTGTCTTTGGGAATGGATGTTGCAGGTCGTATCAGGGTAAGAGCAATCTAGTCAACTAAATCACTTTTAGCCTCAACAAAACGTATCGATAAAGAATTCACACAGTGCCGAGCATTAGTCTCAGTGAAGCCTTCCCCTAAAAAAACATGCCCCAAGTGACCGTCACAATTGCTACAAGTTATTTCAATTCTAAAGCCATCTGGGTCAGGTAACATTCGAACTGAATCTTCAATCTCTCGGTCGAATGCAGGCCATCCACATCCTGCATCAAATTTATAAGTGGATTGAAAAAGCTTTGCATTGCATCGCCTACAAATATAAGTACCATCTTTGTAAAAATTATCGTATTCACCAGTAAAAGGGCGCTCAGTCCCTTTATTTAAAATCACGAAGGCTTCCTCGTTCGTCAGGTCGTTATACATTTCAAACCTCAATCCTTAAATTCTGGTAATACCTGTTTTGCAAACCTATCCCATTGTTCATTTTGATTCCATGAGGCAAAGCGAATGATAACCGTATCTGCTCCAGCATCTGAGTACTCTTTAATTCTAGAAACAATATCTTGGGCTTTCCCCCAGGGGCCCCATGAGTTACCCCAATGATTAACATTGTAGTAGCTCATGAGAAAATCACGTGCCTCAGCCTCGCCAAAGGCTACATCGTCGCATAAATTTACAGTCATATAATAGACGTGCTGGAAAGTATCTAGTGTTTTCTTTTGCGCCAAAACTGCCTGGTCAACCTTGGCGCATACGGTTTGAAATTCTTCGGGCGAGTCTGTTATCCCAATTATACCGTCACCATGTAACGCTGCTCGCAGTATCTGTGCATCAGAACCCGTTTTGTTATGTGTTGCCAATAGGACAGGAATTCCGTCGTTTCTAGCAGGCTTGGGATCTAACGTGACGTCTTGCAAAGAAAAATGACTGCCGCTGTATGAAACATGATCTTCGGTCCAAAGACGTTTCAGTATTTCTACTGTCTCAGTAAATCTTTTTGCTCTCTTTGATGGATCTACATCCACTGAAGTCCAGTCTTTTTTTTGATCTGCATTAAATGCTCCACCGACTCCTGCTCCTATTACTACTCTGCCTCTTGAAAGAATATCTAAAGTTGCCAATGAATGCGCAAGGGTAACTGGGTTTCTTAATGCCGGTAATAAAACAGAAGTTCCTAATTTCACGCTAGACGTTCTAGCGGCTAAATACGACAAAGCGGTGATAGGTTCAAATCTAGGTTTTGAGACTAGGCTATCCCCGACCCAAATTGAGTCAAGGCCAGAATTTTCTGCTTCCTCTGCTAGTCTGAGCATCAAATCAGGAGCGGGGACTGTATTATCCCTTTGGGAAGACATCACTATTCCACGAGTACCAATTAGCAATCCAATTTTGGGTTTAGCCATACAATTCCTTTTGCGATAAAAGCCACAATTCCCAGGATTTTAAATCTCGATCCCATCCATGAATATTACTTGATGCCCATTCGTAATCAACTTTATTATCCAGATCGAAACCTACTCCATCTCTTTCCACAACCGCAAATTTTTTTCCTAAAGATTTAATAAACTCCCGATGCTTATTGAAGCTGCCTAATCCCATCATCGGCTTAATTGCACCTTCAACAGGTTGAAAAAAAGCATTAGTCCCACCTTCGCTCGACGCTGGAGAGCAAACGTGGCTACAGTAGTTATCGCTCGCTCGAACAATTTCTAATATATCCTCAGCCATCAATAATGGTAGATCTGCAGGCAAAATTAGTGTAGCTGAAAACCCTTTTCTTTGAGCGTCACGAATCGCAACCCATAGTGAGTCATTCAAATTCGTTGCTGCATCTTTCTCTAATTCAAGTTGATGTTCCCGAACTATCTTCTCTATGATTTTATCTCCTCCTAAAACGGTACATGAGCTTGGGCCTAAGGCATCTTTTGAAGCCTTTATTACTTGGTTCAACATCATCAAAACAAGAGACTCACGAGTGTGGCTCTCTAGAACGGAAACAAGCCGACTCTTTGCTTTGTGCAAAGGTTTTATGGGGATAATTATCTGTAGCATAAGAAAAGTAACGTTGGATTACTTGTATTCGTCCAAGATTTTTAAGATTTCTTGCGCGAGAGCTACCTTCTCACTTTCAGAATTCATAATTGTTGGCAAAGCAATAGCAGAGATGCCTAAGGCCTCGATATCATCAATATCTTCCGCATCAGCCTCATCAATAATCAGCGTATCGCAAACTTTTTCGTACAACATAGCAAGTCCTCTGTTCGATGATTCCAGTCCCAATTCTTTCATCATTTTAGAGGCAGGACCGCGCACAGCATTTCCTCCAATAATTGGACTTACTGCAACCCTCGGACCATTAAAATTTTCTATCATGTTACGGATAGATTGGATTGCCAATATTGGTCCAATACTTAATAAAGGGTTAGAAGGGCAAAAAATAATTGCATCTGCCACATTGAAAAAGGAAATTAACCTGTCAGGAGGTACAGCAAGTTCAGTTCCTGCAAAACTTATTTCCTTTGTTATAGGTTCACACCTATTCTTCACAAAATATTCCTGGAATGAAAGCTCGCCAATATCCGTATGAAGCTTGGTTTGTATGCGACTGTCCGACATAGGGATAATTTGATGTTTGACGCCAAATTTAGAAGCGATAGCAGTAGTTATTTCTGACAATTTCATCCCTGATTGAAGAGATGCAGTCCTCCATATATGCAAACCAAGATCTTTATCACCGAGGTTAAACCACGTATCTGAGCCTAATTTACCCAAGACACTTAGAGCCTGAAATGTATCTCCTTCTAAACCCCATCCTTTGCTTTTATTAATTAAACCTGCCAACGAATAAGTCATAGTGTCAATATCAGGGGATATATAAAGTCCATGAAAAAATTCATCGTCTGCAGTATTAACTAAAATACATAAATTTTCTGGGGGCAATATTTTTGAGAGGCCTAATGCTAATTTTGATCCTCCTACACCTCCAGCTAATGCAACTATCTTAGGCATGATTTCTCAATTACCCTACTTCGTGCCAATAATTTCAGGTAAAGTCGGCCCCATGAGCGACGGTGAACGTTGGCCTTCATAGCGGAACTCCGCAAGCTTAACAAGTTCCAAATAGGAGCCAAATTTCTCTGGATTATTTGCAGCTAAATCCAGAGGCTCCGCTTCATCAGGCTCTTCCTCATAAACCTGTATTGGCTTATATAAAGTGTTACGTTGTACAGGGGTTTTCCCGATATCTCTAATTAATCTTCTTAATTCTGATGGAGGGATCAGTTGTCCGTACGCTGCGCCCGCAGCAGTTGAAATACTTTCATTAATCAACGTTCCACCTAAATCATTACACCCTGATTGCAGCAAAATTTGAGAAAGTTTTGGTCCTTCCTTAACCCAAGAGCATTGAATATTATCAATCCAGCCATTGAGCATTAAACGAGCGATTGCATGCATACGCACAACTTCTGCTCCGGTAGCACCTGGCCTCAGGTCATTATTCATTTTTTTTGCAAACATTGGTGCTTCTTCGTGTACAAAACTTAATGGGACAAACTCTGTAAACCCCCCTGTGGATTTTTGGATGTCTCGCAAAGTGGACAAATGCTGCGCACGATGATCGTTAGTTTCTATGTGCCCAAACATTATTGTACTTGTAGTAGGTATCCCTACTGAATGGGCAGATGTTATAACCTCAATCCATTGCTTAACTGTTATACGACCAGGCGCAATTTTATCCCTGATTGGTTGCACAAGTATCTCTGCTGAAGTACCCGGAAGCGAGCCAACTCCGGCATCTTTTAATCTAATTAAATATTCTTTTATAGAACATTTAGAGCGTATCGCTCCATACATAACTTCTTCAGGAGAAAAGCCATGAATATGCAAATCTGGGAAATCATTTTTGATCGATGCCGCTAAGTCCGAGTACAAAGATCCATCCATTTTTGGTGGCAAGCCTGCTTGGATGCATACCTCAGAGGCTCCTAATTCAACAGCCTCTTGGACTCTACGAAGAATTTCATTTAAAGGAAGAAAATATCCTTCTTCCTGCCTGAAATCTCTGCTAAAAGCACAAAATCCGCACCTTTTGATACAGACGTTAGTGAAATTAATATTCCTATTTATTACATATGTAACTTGGTCTCCATTTACTGATCCGCGTATCTCATCAGCTGTCATCATCAGAGCTGAAAGCGCAGGGCCTTCTGCTTCGAATAGCCTAGATCCTTCAGGAATTGAAATCTCTTTACCAGTAAGTGCGTTATCTAAAATACGTGCTATATCCAAAGGTATTTTGCTAAGCATTGTTTCTGTGCTTAACCGAAGATTGGGGAAATCTCCATCCGAGGGAATATTTACTAACATATTTCCATTTCCTTTTTTATATAGCCTTCTTCATCAATAAGTTGTTTGATTCTCTGATGCATAGGCCCTGATCTACTATACCGCGAGTTAAAAATGTACTCAGGATAAAGAGCCGTACGTTCTCGTAGAGTAAATTCAGCTCGTGAGGTAATTTCTCTTAATTCGTTTATTTGAGGCCATGCGGCTTCCGGATTAATAAAATCTATTGTCAGAGGAGATACTCCGCCCCAGTCGTTAATACCGCAATCTAAATATGATCCATAATCTTTCAGGTTTAAATTAGGAGGAGCTTGGATATTCATTTCAGGCCCTAAAATTAAACGAGCTACCGCCAGTGTCTTCAGCATATCTACAGTATCTGGTTCGACTGATTTGCCCATACGAGTAGATTTTTTTGCACGGAAATTTTGAATTATGACTTCCTGAATATTGCCCAGTCTTTTCTGTGTATCTCTTATTAGAATTAAGGAATCTATTCTTTCCAATAGAGTTTCTCCGATACCTAACAAAATTCCCGTAGTCATTGCCATGCCGATTTTAGAGGCAACTTCGATGGTATTAATTCTCATACCAGGATCTTTAGAAGATGTTTGATAATGAGCTTCACCGAAGTCGTGCAATCTAAGGCTAGTACTTTCAAGCATGATACCCATGCTGGCGTTCCATTCTGCGATTGGAGCCATTTCATCTTCGCTTAATATGCCGCAATTTGTATGTGGGAGAAGCCCTGTTTCTTCAAAGACTAATTTTGACATTGCTGCAACATATTGTGGAGTAGAGGCAAAACCCATTTGATTAAGAGTCTCAAGCATCTCGGGGTGTCGATATTCTGGATGATCACCTAAGCTAATAAGCGCTTCTTTACATCCTAAATCTGCAGCTTTGCTTGCAATTGAAACTACTTCAGTGGCAGACATAGTGTGTGCGCCTTTTTGGTTAGGACCTTTGACAAAAATACAATATCCGCAACGGTCTCTACACAAATTTGTTAAAGGGAGAAAAACTTTCGGCGAAAAAGTAACCTGTCGTTTAGGCCTTGAAGAATCATTTACCTTAGTAGCAAGCTCTAATAAAAGATGAAGTTCATCGTTTTTACACGATATAAGCCTAAGTAATTCATCACGAGTGAACGAGTAATCAGTTACTACACGTGAAACAATAGGGTAAATTGAGTCCAGATCCTGAGACACACTCGCTCCTCTCTACGTGGGATTTCCATGCAGGATGAGACACGATGGGTCTCGACAAACAGATATTACTATCATTAACCAAACAATCAAATATGGTGATGAAAATTAATTTTGCAATATTTCTCAAATTTATAGCTTTAAGCATCCTAGGATATTCGTGCCTCTCGTCTATCAAATATTTATCTGGAGAAATAAACGATACTTCAACGCTTCTTTGGGTTCTAACAACAATGGTTATCCCATGGTTCACTGGCTTAATCTTTCCTGTAAGTCTTCATGTATTTACTCAACGCATAATGGGGGTATTAATCGGGGCATTTACGGCGATAATTCCAATTTTCTTTACTGGAATCAATTTAGTTCCCGAGGCTCAATTTTTTCCGCTAATGGGTGTCATGGGTGGAATAAATGGGTATATCTGCCTACCTGTTGGACAAAGCCTTAAAAAAACAAAAAAATAGAATAAATATTGACGACCGCTCTTGTACCCGCTAGCCTCAATTTAAATAAGGGTACGGGGGGAACCTATGACCAGCATTCTTTCAGCTTCAAATCAGGTTATTGATCTATCTGGCGAAGTCTTAATTTCGGCTGATTCGCACGTAATGGAAGAACCTGACCTTTGGGATTTAAATCTACCAGATAGCTTGAAAAGTGATGTTCCGTCGTTCCCTCCTAGACCCAAGACTGGTACCGCAATGGCTGACCAGCGACCAGGAGGTTATGACCCTAAGGAAAGAATCGCTGAAATGGAAACTGACGGAGTATCAGCTGAGGTTCTATACCCTACTTTGGGCCTTAGGCTTTTTAGCCTCGATAGTCCAGAGGCGCAAGAGGCGTGCTTTCGAATATATAACGATTGGCTGATCAATTATTGCGCTACTTCTCCAAAACGACTAGTCGGTATCCCTTGTATTTCTACCTACAACATAGACAACGCTATACGGGAATTACATAGAACCCATGAAGCAGGTCTATATGGCGCATTAGTATGGCAAGTCCCGCATCCTGATATCCCTTTCACGGGGGAGCATTATGATCGGTTTTGGGCTGCTGCTCAAGAATTAAACGTACCAATACATCTGCATATCCTAACTGGATTTGATTATAGTTCTGAATCAAATTTTGCTTCGCGGCAAGCTGATCCATTATTAGGTCATCGTGGCTCCGTAAATTTAAAATTACAAAGCGTTACGAACTCACTTTTCGATTTGATTTTCACTGGTGTTTTTGAAAGATTCCCAAAGCTAAAAGCTGTCATAGTAGAAAGCGAAATTGGATGGATACCTTTTGTTTTGCAGCAATGGGATTATTACTACAAAAGATTCCTCGGTCAAAGAATTGTTCCGATAACGATGCCACCAAGTGAGTATTTTTATAGAAATATATTTGCAACTTTCTTCAATGATGCGGTCGGAGGTCAATTGCTCTCGTGGTGGGGGCAAGATAATTGCATGTGGTCTACAGATTACCCACATCCAAATTCACCGTGGCCAAACTCCCGAAAAGTTCTTGAAGAAAATTTAGGGCACTTGCCGTTAGAAACTCTAAGAAAACTAGTTAATACAAACGTACGAAAAATTTATCCGATTGGGTAAATGCAGAGCCATGAATCGGTTAGATTTCAGGAATTATCCCACGAGTAATTTCTTCATGTTGTAGAGTGCTTGAGGCTTTAGCCCGAAATGACCTCACTCTGTATTTGTCACCCCGATTGATAATGACTGGGATCGTCCCTTCCATTAGGTCAACGGCTGCTTGCATTAATTTCTTTCGCGCATTTTCTACTGCAGCATCATTTGAACTAAGCATTTCATGAGTTCGATCAACAATTGATCCCATGCTTTCCTGACATGCTATTGCCATTTCAAATGAAGTCGAAAATCTAGATGCAAATTCGTTGGTCCGCTGCTGGTTGGGAGCTAGGAAACCATTGCTTCGATTGAGCTCTCGCTTATAAGAATTTTTCATTAATTTTGGATGGATCCGCTTACCTTGCCTTATTTCCGTAAGCAATTTTTTACTTAAAGGTTTCCGAGGACTATAAGTTACTGGAAATGCCATTGTATTTTCATTATCTACAGGAACCCATGCCACTCCTTCATAGATGCCCGTCCTATCAACGACTGAAGTTGTGTAGAACGGCATCATCCATTGGGTAATATGTAACGCGGCATTACTCTTTTCTGACTCCAAACCTGTTCCCACTAACAATCCATATTCAGTACTTTGAATCTTTACATCATGCGCAACTTCTTCACCCATGGGATCTTCAGGGCCAATTGCACCAGATTCTTTCAAGGCTTGAACACGAGCTGCGTCCAACCCACCTTCCATGGCCTGCATGTAATTACATTCAACCAAAAAACGAGAGAGAAATCGATGCTCTTGAGGTACGCGGGTCCATTCAAACTCTGGAAGCTCAGGAGTATTTTTTGCAGACCCGATATAAGCCCATAGAAGCCCGCCATATTCAACTAACTTATGAGCTGAGGCTTTTACTTCATTCCAAATTGGACTGTCATCAGGTTCCAGAGGCAAGTCCAAAATATTTCCTTCAACATCAAATTTCCAATAGCAACGTGCACAACGAATTCCGCCTTCCTCGACAACACCAAATGCAAGATCTGCCCCT
Protein-coding regions in this window:
- a CDS encoding 3-oxoacid CoA-transferase subunit B, yielding MSEKTGLQKGRQEMSEKRPLTRQEMANRIAMEFQDGNVVNLGIGIPTLCSNYVHHNKTIFYQSENGLVNYGPIAFPGEENPELVNAGGQYVIELPGMAILDHADSFGLIRSGYVDITVLGAYEVASNGDFANWKLANAKGGSIGGAMDLAVGAKKVFLILEHTTKEGQSRLVEKCTLPVTAVGVVGLVATNLGLFQISENGFELIEIAPGYTINDVQDQTEANLLISPNLKSFCTQLD
- the cofG gene encoding 7,8-didemethyl-8-hydroxy-5-deazariboflavin synthase CofG produces the protein MSQDLDSIYPIVSRVVTDYSFTRDELLRLISCKNDELHLLLELATKVNDSSRPKRQVTFSPKVFLPLTNLCRDRCGYCIFVKGPNQKGAHTMSATEVVSIASKAADLGCKEALISLGDHPEYRHPEMLETLNQMGFASTPQYVAAMSKLVFEETGLLPHTNCGILSEDEMAPIAEWNASMGIMLESTSLRLHDFGEAHYQTSSKDPGMRINTIEVASKIGMAMTTGILLGIGETLLERIDSLILIRDTQKRLGNIQEVIIQNFRAKKSTRMGKSVEPDTVDMLKTLAVARLILGPEMNIQAPPNLNLKDYGSYLDCGINDWGGVSPLTIDFINPEAAWPQINELREITSRAEFTLRERTALYPEYIFNSRYSRSGPMHQRIKQLIDEEGYIKKEMEIC
- a CDS encoding metal-dependent transcriptional regulator, whose protein sequence is MSEPLQKNQSPRITQTAENYLLSIAVLHEDGVNPHISELAAYLRRIPKGEEVGTTLASVSGMIQRMTKDGLLEITKDKRILLSPMGMNYAKNVVRRHRLSERLLVDLLDIPLERAESEAHSLEHGISEELLSKIEEKLNFPETCPYGRPIYRPEDMEISTTDANSIKLSDAVQGDTYSIVRIPDEDYPLLSFLVSNKILPGQQIRVEERAVYRGVIDITHSESSLSLGMDVAGRIRVRAI
- the cofC gene encoding 2-phospho-L-lactate guanylyltransferase codes for the protein MLQIIIPIKPLHKAKSRLVSVLESHTRESLVLMMLNQVIKASKDALGPSSCTVLGGDKIIEKIVREHQLELEKDAATNLNDSLWVAIRDAQRKGFSATLILPADLPLLMAEDILEIVRASDNYCSHVCSPASSEGGTNAFFQPVEGAIKPMMGLGSFNKHREFIKSLGKKFAVVERDGVGFDLDNKVDYEWASSNIHGWDRDLKSWELWLLSQKELYG
- a CDS encoding Rieske 2Fe-2S domain-containing protein, translated to MALSKEDNDLLTLVQAGSPMGDLFRCFWFPVLLSDELPVPDSPPIRVRALGEYLVAFRDSDGRLGLLDAGCPHRGADLAFGVVEEGGIRCARCYWKFDVEGNILDLPLEPDDSPIWNEVKASAHKLVEYGGLLWAYIGSAKNTPELPEFEWTRVPQEHRFLSRFLVECNYMQAMEGGLDAARVQALKESGAIGPEDPMGEEVAHDVKIQSTEYGLLVGTGLESEKSNAALHITQWMMPFYTTSVVDRTGIYEGVAWVPVDNENTMAFPVTYSPRKPLSKKLLTEIRQGKRIHPKLMKNSYKRELNRSNGFLAPNQQRTNEFASRFSTSFEMAIACQESMGSIVDRTHEMLSSNDAAVENARKKLMQAAVDLMEGTIPVIINRGDKYRVRSFRAKASSTLQHEEITRGIIPEI
- a CDS encoding LLM class flavin-dependent oxidoreductase, translating into MAKPKIGLLIGTRGIVMSSQRDNTVPAPDLMLRLAEEAENSGLDSIWVGDSLVSKPRFEPITALSYLAARTSSVKLGTSVLLPALRNPVTLAHSLATLDILSRGRVVIGAGVGGAFNADQKKDWTSVDVDPSKRAKRFTETVEILKRLWTEDHVSYSGSHFSLQDVTLDPKPARNDGIPVLLATHNKTGSDAQILRAALHGDGIIGITDSPEEFQTVCAKVDQAVLAQKKTLDTFQHVYYMTVNLCDDVAFGEAEARDFLMSYYNVNHWGNSWGPWGKAQDIVSRIKEYSDAGADTVIIRFASWNQNEQWDRFAKQVLPEFKD
- a CDS encoding amidohydrolase — translated: MTSILSASNQVIDLSGEVLISADSHVMEEPDLWDLNLPDSLKSDVPSFPPRPKTGTAMADQRPGGYDPKERIAEMETDGVSAEVLYPTLGLRLFSLDSPEAQEACFRIYNDWLINYCATSPKRLVGIPCISTYNIDNAIRELHRTHEAGLYGALVWQVPHPDIPFTGEHYDRFWAAAQELNVPIHLHILTGFDYSSESNFASRQADPLLGHRGSVNLKLQSVTNSLFDLIFTGVFERFPKLKAVIVESEIGWIPFVLQQWDYYYKRFLGQRIVPITMPPSEYFYRNIFATFFNDAVGGQLLSWWGQDNCMWSTDYPHPNSPWPNSRKVLEENLGHLPLETLRKLVNTNVRKIYPIG
- the cofD gene encoding 2-phospho-L-lactate transferase, translating into MPKIVALAGGVGGSKLALGLSKILPPENLCILVNTADDEFFHGLYISPDIDTMTYSLAGLINKSKGWGLEGDTFQALSVLGKLGSDTWFNLGDKDLGLHIWRTASLQSGMKLSEITTAIASKFGVKHQIIPMSDSRIQTKLHTDIGELSFQEYFVKNRCEPITKEISFAGTELAVPPDRLISFFNVADAIIFCPSNPLLSIGPILAIQSIRNMIENFNGPRVAVSPIIGGNAVRGPASKMMKELGLESSNRGLAMLYEKVCDTLIIDEADAEDIDDIEALGISAIALPTIMNSESEKVALAQEILKILDEYK
- a CDS encoding dienelactone hydrolase family protein; amino-acid sequence: MNKLSGNFKLPNNGVPVDSIVVFLHGLGADGNDLISLADFLMGQFPNTAFYSPDAPTPYKLGGLGFQWFDINDLNSGEITEIKESENLINQYIDQLLLFHGLRSDRCVVIGFSQGSMMAMHLGPRRKEQLGGIVCISGALITGDTLATEMESFPPSVLIHGANDLVVDCSNSKQAAAFLQEVGIKSELHILPDLGHSIDIRGVSLITDFLNSVFAS
- a CDS encoding methionine-R-sulfoxide reductase, with translation MYNDLTNEEAFVILNKGTERPFTGEYDNFYKDGTYICRRCNAKLFQSTYKFDAGCGWPAFDREIEDSVRMLPDPDGFRIEITCSNCDGHLGHVFLGEGFTETNARHCVNSLSIRFVEAKSDLVD
- the cofH gene encoding 5-amino-6-(D-ribitylamino)uracil--L-tyrosine 4-hydroxyphenyl transferase CofH, with protein sequence MLSKIPLDIARILDNALTGKEISIPEGSRLFEAEGPALSALMMTADEIRGSVNGDQVTYVINRNINFTNVCIKRCGFCAFSRDFRQEEGYFLPLNEILRRVQEAVELGASEVCIQAGLPPKMDGSLYSDLAASIKNDFPDLHIHGFSPEEVMYGAIRSKCSIKEYLIRLKDAGVGSLPGTSAEILVQPIRDKIAPGRITVKQWIEVITSAHSVGIPTTSTIMFGHIETNDHRAQHLSTLRDIQKSTGGFTEFVPLSFVHEEAPMFAKKMNNDLRPGATGAEVVRMHAIARLMLNGWIDNIQCSWVKEGPKLSQILLQSGCNDLGGTLINESISTAAGAAYGQLIPPSELRRLIRDIGKTPVQRNTLYKPIQVYEEEPDEAEPLDLAANNPEKFGSYLELVKLAEFRYEGQRSPSLMGPTLPEIIGTK